The proteins below are encoded in one region of Maribacter aestuarii:
- a CDS encoding UDP-N-acetylmuramate--L-alanine ligase: protein MNIHFIAIGGSAMHNLALALEHKGYTITGSDDVIFEPSKSRLAAKGLLPETFGWYPEKIHEGLDAIVLGMHAKADNPELLKAQELGLTIYSYPEFLYEQSKDKTRVVIGGSHGKTTITSMILHVLNYHNIKVDYMVGAQLEGFDRMVHLTEDNDFIVLEGDEYLSSPIDRRPKFHLYKPNIALLSGIAWDHINVFPTFENYVEQFQIFVDSIVNGGSITYNEEDPEVKRVVEASENTIRKLAYSTPAYKVLDGQTFLETPEGPMPIEVFGEHNLSNLSGAKWICQHMGVDEEDFYEAIATFKGASKRLEKIAEGKTSVAYKDFAHSPSKVAATTRAVKEQYPDRKLVACLELHTYSSFNPEFLKEYKGALDFADEAVIFYLPESVAIKKLAAVTPSQIAEAFKREDLIIFTDANSFHAYLNGKDYEDTTLLLMSSGNYGGFNLDTLNGLLK from the coding sequence ATGAACATACATTTTATTGCAATTGGGGGTAGTGCGATGCATAATTTAGCGCTGGCCCTAGAACATAAGGGATATACGATTACCGGAAGTGATGATGTTATTTTTGAACCTTCCAAATCCCGATTAGCCGCCAAAGGCCTCTTACCGGAAACTTTTGGCTGGTATCCTGAAAAAATACATGAGGGCTTGGATGCCATTGTTTTAGGAATGCATGCAAAAGCAGATAATCCAGAACTGTTGAAGGCACAAGAATTGGGCCTTACCATCTATTCCTATCCGGAATTTCTCTATGAACAATCCAAGGATAAAACGAGGGTGGTTATTGGTGGAAGTCATGGTAAAACCACCATCACCTCTATGATTTTACATGTGCTGAATTACCACAACATAAAAGTGGATTATATGGTGGGCGCTCAATTGGAGGGCTTTGACAGGATGGTGCATCTAACCGAGGACAACGATTTTATTGTTTTGGAGGGAGACGAGTATTTGTCCTCCCCAATTGATAGACGACCCAAATTTCATTTGTACAAACCAAATATTGCGCTGTTAAGTGGTATTGCCTGGGATCACATTAATGTATTTCCAACTTTCGAAAACTACGTGGAACAGTTCCAAATTTTTGTGGATAGTATCGTAAATGGAGGAAGTATAACATACAATGAGGAAGACCCTGAGGTCAAACGTGTAGTGGAAGCTTCTGAAAATACCATAAGAAAATTAGCTTATTCAACTCCCGCATATAAGGTGTTGGATGGGCAAACGTTTTTGGAGACTCCTGAAGGTCCTATGCCGATTGAAGTCTTTGGGGAGCACAATCTAAGTAATTTGTCCGGTGCCAAATGGATATGTCAGCATATGGGGGTGGACGAAGAAGACTTTTATGAGGCTATCGCCACGTTCAAGGGCGCTTCTAAACGCTTGGAGAAAATCGCAGAGGGTAAAACAAGTGTGGCCTATAAGGACTTTGCCCACTCACCGAGTAAAGTCGCAGCAACTACTAGGGCGGTTAAAGAACAATATCCGGATAGAAAACTGGTGGCCTGTTTAGAATTACACACGTACAGCAGTTTTAATCCTGAGTTCCTAAAGGAATATAAGGGAGCTTTGGATTTCGCGGACGAAGCGGTCATATTTTACCTGCCGGAATCGGTTGCCATTAAAAAATTAGCAGCGGTTACTCCATCTCAAATTGCTGAAGCTTTTAAGAGGGAGGATTTAATAATCTTTACCGATGCGAATTCCTTTCATGCCTATTTAAACGGAAAAGATTATGAGGATACAACGCTACTGCTTATGAGTTCCGGGAACTACGGGGGATTTAATTTGGATACTCTAAACGGGTTATTGAAATAA
- a CDS encoding DUF1569 domain-containing protein — MQSLLNGDTHTEIINRLDKLNENSERLWGKMTVGQMCWHCQYPLKLAITNKKNTSRGNWFIKLFFKKSLYDDKPWRRNLPTSPQLKAREPKNFKEERDKLKSLINEFHSLQGREVWYPHPTFGTFTKDQWGQLQYKHLNHHLTQFGV; from the coding sequence GTGCAATCACTCCTAAACGGCGATACCCACACTGAAATAATAAACAGACTGGACAAGTTGAACGAGAATTCCGAACGCCTCTGGGGTAAAATGACTGTAGGGCAGATGTGTTGGCACTGTCAATACCCCCTAAAGTTGGCCATTACCAACAAAAAAAATACGTCCAGGGGGAATTGGTTCATTAAGTTATTTTTCAAGAAATCGCTGTACGACGATAAGCCGTGGAGAAGAAATCTGCCTACTTCTCCCCAACTTAAAGCTCGAGAACCCAAGAACTTTAAAGAGGAGCGTGACAAACTTAAGTCCCTCATAAACGAATTTCATTCATTGCAAGGGCGCGAAGTATGGTATCCACATCCTACTTTTGGAACCTTTACCAAGGACCAGTGGGGACAACTGCAATACAAACATTTGAATCACCATTTGACCCAATTTGGAGTATGA
- the radC gene encoding RadC family protein: MQERAKSFSIKNWSDDDKPREKLISKGRAVLSDAELIAILIGSGSRSESAVELSKRILASTENSLNELGRLSVKQLMKFKGIGEAKAVTIAAALEIGRRRRGEESVKIEAIGSSRDAYELLQPLMGDLEHEEFWILYLNNSNKVLHKAQLSKGGITGTLVDVRIIMRQALELGAIALILAHNHPSGTLKPSNADKQITQKIKAGGEALDIKVLDHLIITQKNYFSFADDKIL, encoded by the coding sequence ATGCAAGAAAGGGCGAAATCTTTTTCCATTAAAAACTGGTCCGATGACGATAAACCAAGGGAAAAACTCATTTCTAAAGGGCGTGCCGTTCTTTCAGACGCCGAACTTATTGCTATTTTAATTGGCTCAGGTAGTAGATCTGAAAGTGCCGTGGAGCTTTCCAAGCGTATTTTGGCGTCAACCGAAAATAGCCTGAACGAATTGGGAAGGTTATCCGTAAAACAATTAATGAAGTTTAAAGGTATAGGCGAAGCGAAAGCGGTAACTATTGCCGCGGCATTGGAAATAGGAAGAAGGAGAAGAGGAGAGGAGTCCGTAAAAATTGAAGCCATTGGTAGTAGTAGAGATGCTTATGAACTTTTACAACCGCTTATGGGTGATTTGGAGCATGAGGAGTTTTGGATCTTATACCTGAACAACTCCAATAAGGTCCTGCACAAGGCGCAACTAAGCAAAGGTGGAATAACAGGAACGTTGGTTGATGTTAGGATTATTATGCGACAGGCACTGGAGTTGGGAGCAATAGCGTTAATTTTGGCCCATAATCACCCTTCCGGGACATTGAAGCCCAGCAATGCGGATAAGCAAATAACTCAAAAAATTAAGGCAGGCGGAGAGGCTTTAGATATAAAGGTTCTAGATCATCTGATCATTACCCAAAAGAATTATTTTAGTTTCGCCGACGATAAGATATTGTAA
- a CDS encoding polysaccharide deacetylase family protein, with protein MKQLFERTLGVEIGYATKVEDFIKHSGPKMTYTKQPLQNEFFVKSNDLLFEQGINDVPISVMDWDDTPCFFGTDERSNVPFDVFAASFYLLSRYEEYLPHVKDIHGRFSPKDSLAYQNNFLHKPVVDIWAFKLLAQLQERFPELEGGKRNYEYVSLLDVTTSHCYSHRGVVRGISGLALDLGTLKLRRVIERLAVWLKLRKDPYDNFSELINWHREYGVKSIFFFQFADYSKYDKNVSINNNNFKSLIKYIADYSTVALAASYTSFNNEEVLKKEKNNLEGVINRAVTSSRMRYNRVDVPDTYRRLLAAEFTDDYTMGYSHEIGFRAGTCTSFAFYDIPLEIQQPIKVHPYAVHDYALSTLKREGEVSLRLNLVYDEVKNVNGGFRTVFSNELLGSSERLEWKTIYKAVLNNYHV; from the coding sequence ATGAAGCAATTATTTGAAAGGACACTGGGTGTTGAAATTGGTTACGCTACAAAAGTCGAGGATTTTATAAAGCACTCCGGCCCCAAGATGACTTATACCAAACAACCGCTTCAGAACGAGTTCTTTGTTAAAAGTAATGATCTTTTGTTCGAACAGGGAATCAACGATGTTCCAATATCGGTTATGGATTGGGATGATACGCCGTGTTTTTTTGGTACGGATGAGCGTAGTAATGTTCCCTTTGATGTCTTTGCGGCCAGCTTTTATTTATTGAGCAGGTATGAGGAGTATCTCCCCCACGTCAAGGATATTCATGGAAGATTTTCACCTAAGGACAGTTTGGCCTACCAAAATAATTTTCTTCATAAACCTGTAGTGGATATTTGGGCGTTTAAGCTATTGGCTCAACTCCAAGAACGTTTCCCAGAGCTAGAAGGAGGAAAAAGGAATTACGAATACGTGTCCCTTCTAGATGTGACGACTTCACACTGTTATTCCCATAGGGGAGTAGTACGCGGAATATCAGGATTGGCTTTGGACTTGGGCACTCTTAAATTGAGAAGAGTAATTGAAAGACTTGCGGTATGGCTGAAATTGAGAAAAGATCCCTATGATAATTTTTCGGAATTAATTAACTGGCACAGGGAATATGGCGTAAAAAGTATTTTCTTTTTTCAGTTTGCTGATTATTCGAAATACGATAAAAACGTCTCCATTAACAACAATAATTTTAAGTCGCTCATCAAATACATAGCGGATTACAGTACGGTGGCTCTGGCAGCTTCCTATACTTCCTTTAATAATGAGGAGGTGTTAAAGAAAGAGAAAAATAATCTGGAAGGTGTTATCAACAGGGCCGTGACTTCCTCCCGCATGCGGTACAACAGGGTTGACGTTCCAGATACCTACAGGAGACTCCTGGCGGCCGAATTTACGGATGATTACACCATGGGCTATTCCCATGAAATCGGTTTTAGGGCTGGTACTTGTACTTCGTTCGCCTTCTATGATATCCCATTGGAAATACAGCAGCCCATTAAGGTCCATCCGTATGCCGTACATGATTATGCCCTATCCACGTTAAAACGTGAAGGAGAAGTTTCTTTGCGCTTAAACTTGGTCTATGACGAGGTGAAAAATGTGAATGGAGGTTTCAGAACCGTTTTTTCCAATGAATTGCTGGGGAGTTCGGAGCGGCTGGAATGGAAAACGATTTATAAAGCTGTTTTAAACAATTATCATGTATAA
- a CDS encoding YjjG family noncanonical pyrimidine nucleotidase, whose amino-acid sequence MYKEFVTDVFFDLDHTLWDFEKNSALTFEKILVEHKIDIDLAKFLDVYVPANLVYWKLYREEKISKEDLRYQRLKTVFDTLSYEVSDDMIFSLSEEYIYHLSSHNNLFPNTIEVLEYLKLNYRLHIITNGFQEIQDKKLKNSGIYSFFDEVINSEMAGVKKPNPIIFELALEKANVAPKKSIMIGDSLEADILGAMGVGLHAIHFNAHNEPEHQHCPMIQDLWEIKSYL is encoded by the coding sequence ATGTATAAAGAGTTCGTTACCGATGTTTTTTTTGATTTAGATCATACACTTTGGGATTTTGAAAAAAACTCCGCCCTTACCTTCGAAAAGATTTTGGTGGAGCACAAAATAGATATCGATTTGGCTAAGTTCCTTGATGTTTATGTGCCGGCTAATCTAGTTTACTGGAAATTGTACCGAGAAGAAAAGATATCGAAGGAAGACTTAAGGTACCAGCGTTTAAAGACTGTTTTTGATACTTTGAGTTATGAGGTTTCCGACGATATGATTTTTAGTTTATCAGAAGAATATATCTATCATTTATCTTCGCACAACAACTTGTTTCCCAATACTATAGAAGTTTTGGAATATTTAAAGCTAAACTATCGGCTCCACATCATCACTAACGGATTTCAAGAAATACAGGATAAGAAACTGAAGAATTCAGGAATTTATTCATTTTTTGATGAAGTGATTAATTCGGAAATGGCCGGAGTCAAAAAGCCGAATCCGATAATTTTTGAACTTGCACTTGAAAAGGCCAATGTTGCCCCTAAAAAGTCCATTATGATTGGCGATAGTCTTGAAGCCGATATCCTTGGGGCAATGGGTGTAGGTCTTCATGCCATTCATTTCAATGCCCATAACGAACCAGAACATCAGCATTGTCCTATGATTCAGGATCTTTGGGAAATAAAAAGTTATTTGTAG
- a CDS encoding DUF5723 family protein, with protein MLYDFSEIPQSLIINPGVETDFQWYAGIPVLSGLSAHAGSNGISVNDIFADDGLDINVKVRERMVAGLSTRDEFMGNVSLELLSGGYRSENPNIFYSFGAYLELDNITYWPQDYAYLAFEGNSDQLDRRFDLGDLKSRGSMVNVFHFGINKKIDENLTVGARGKIYSSIADYNSSTNNGYLVNTQGQNNLLATTISADLRLRSSGFGELRNAERDETLGGTITKRALFGGDLGLGFDMGFSYHLNDRTVVTGSLLDLGLIYHSSDVYTYSLEGSATVEGIEIDVLEDFANLNRDFWQDLVDEVEEIVPFETSYKSYITFRPTKLNASLRHDFGKPIENGSGIDCDCTAGSSRNRLRVKYRNSVGGHLYAINRPRGPQLALTGFYLRRFGNYMALKANYTADKFSYTNLGLGLNIQAGPVNFYVMADNLLSYQNIAATNYASFQLGLNIISWGRK; from the coding sequence TTGCTTTATGATTTTTCCGAAATTCCACAATCCTTGATCATTAATCCTGGTGTGGAGACTGATTTTCAATGGTATGCAGGTATTCCCGTACTATCAGGACTTTCTGCCCACGCAGGTTCAAATGGAATTTCTGTGAACGATATTTTTGCCGACGACGGTCTGGATATTAATGTTAAGGTAAGGGAACGGATGGTTGCCGGACTTTCCACACGTGATGAGTTCATGGGTAATGTTAGTTTAGAACTCCTGAGTGGAGGCTACCGAAGTGAAAATCCAAATATCTTTTACTCCTTTGGAGCTTATTTGGAGCTGGATAATATTACTTATTGGCCCCAAGATTATGCCTACCTGGCATTTGAAGGAAATTCGGACCAACTGGATAGAAGATTTGATTTGGGCGATTTGAAATCTCGGGGGTCCATGGTCAACGTCTTTCATTTCGGTATAAATAAGAAAATTGATGAAAATTTAACGGTTGGGGCAAGAGGCAAAATATATTCTTCGATTGCAGATTACAACTCTTCCACGAACAACGGATATCTTGTAAATACTCAGGGACAGAATAATCTGTTGGCTACTACAATTAGTGCAGATTTAAGACTAAGAAGTTCAGGTTTTGGAGAGCTGAGAAATGCGGAAAGAGATGAAACTTTAGGAGGTACTATTACAAAGAGAGCGCTTTTTGGCGGTGATTTAGGTTTAGGTTTCGATATGGGTTTCTCTTATCATTTAAACGATAGAACTGTCGTTACCGGTAGTTTACTTGACCTGGGCCTTATCTACCATTCAAGTGATGTTTACACGTACAGTCTGGAGGGAAGTGCTACCGTGGAGGGCATTGAAATTGATGTTCTGGAAGATTTCGCAAACTTGAATAGGGATTTTTGGCAGGATTTGGTAGATGAGGTAGAAGAGATTGTTCCTTTTGAAACCTCTTATAAGTCTTATATAACATTTCGACCTACAAAACTCAATGCGTCTTTACGCCATGATTTTGGTAAACCCATTGAAAATGGTTCTGGGATAGACTGTGATTGTACAGCGGGAAGTTCTAGAAATAGGCTTAGGGTAAAATATAGAAATTCGGTCGGTGGGCATTTATACGCCATTAATAGACCTAGGGGTCCGCAATTGGCATTGACCGGTTTTTATTTAAGAAGGTTCGGTAACTATATGGCGCTCAAAGCCAACTATACCGCAGATAAGTTCAGCTATACGAATTTGGGCCTTGGGTTGAATATTCAAGCGGGCCCGGTTAACTTTTATGTAATGGCGGATAATCTTTTATCCTATCAGAACATAGCTGCTACTAATTATGCCTCTTTTCAATTAGGATTAAATATCATATCTTGGGGAAGGAAATAA
- a CDS encoding replication-associated recombination protein A, which yields MNEPLAERIRPKTLEDYISQNHLVGEKGSLTNQIKKGIIPSLILWGPPGTGKTTLANIIAEESKRPFYVLSAINSGVKDIREVIEKAKQAGGLFTSKNPILFIDEIHRFSKSQQDSLLAAVEKGWVTLIGATTENPSFEVIPALLSRCQVYVLNAFGKEDLEKLLKRAMQQDDFLKSKKIKLKETEALLRLSGGDGRKLLNIFELVVNSEDSEKITITDELVLEKAQKNIVLYDKTGEQHYDIISAFIKSIRGSDPNAAVYWLARMIEGGEDVKFIARRMLISASEDIGLANPTALVMANTTFQAVTTIGYPEARILLSQCAIYLATSAKSNASYMAIGKAQQAVQQTGNLSVPLSLRNAPTKLMKDLGYGDNYQYAHNYENNFVATEFLPDELSGTTFYVPGKNQRENALSDFLKKRWKDKYDF from the coding sequence ATGAACGAACCTTTAGCTGAAAGAATTCGCCCTAAGACTTTGGAAGACTACATCAGTCAAAACCATCTAGTGGGAGAAAAAGGTTCTTTGACCAATCAGATAAAGAAAGGAATAATTCCTTCCCTTATCCTCTGGGGACCTCCAGGAACGGGCAAAACGACGCTAGCAAACATTATTGCCGAAGAAAGCAAACGTCCTTTCTACGTACTAAGCGCCATTAATAGTGGGGTAAAAGATATACGAGAGGTAATTGAAAAGGCTAAACAGGCCGGAGGGCTTTTTACTTCTAAAAATCCAATTTTATTTATAGACGAGATTCATCGTTTTAGCAAATCACAACAAGATTCCCTCTTGGCAGCGGTTGAAAAGGGTTGGGTAACCTTAATTGGTGCAACAACCGAAAATCCTAGCTTTGAAGTGATACCCGCCCTGTTATCTAGATGTCAGGTCTATGTACTCAATGCTTTTGGTAAAGAAGATTTGGAGAAATTGCTTAAACGTGCGATGCAGCAAGATGATTTTCTTAAATCCAAGAAAATTAAACTTAAGGAAACGGAAGCGTTGCTGCGGCTTTCCGGAGGTGATGGAAGAAAATTATTGAATATTTTCGAGTTGGTTGTAAATTCCGAAGACTCGGAAAAAATAACCATCACTGATGAGCTAGTACTGGAAAAAGCCCAAAAAAATATCGTGCTTTACGACAAGACGGGAGAACAACATTATGATATTATATCCGCATTTATAAAATCTATTCGCGGTAGTGACCCCAATGCGGCCGTCTACTGGCTGGCGCGTATGATAGAGGGTGGTGAGGACGTAAAATTTATTGCAAGGAGAATGCTCATTTCAGCTTCCGAGGACATAGGCCTTGCCAACCCAACGGCTCTAGTTATGGCAAATACTACTTTTCAAGCAGTAACTACAATTGGATATCCAGAGGCGAGAATACTATTGAGCCAGTGTGCCATCTATTTGGCAACATCCGCCAAAAGCAATGCTAGTTATATGGCCATCGGAAAGGCGCAACAAGCCGTTCAACAAACAGGCAATCTTTCCGTACCGCTTTCCCTAAGAAATGCCCCGACTAAACTTATGAAAGACCTAGGTTACGGGGACAATTATCAATACGCACACAACTACGAAAATAACTTTGTGGCAACTGAATTTTTACCCGATGAACTCTCAGGAACTACATTCTATGTCCCGGGCAAAAATCAAAGGGAAAATGCGTTGAGCGATTTTCTTAAAAAAAGATGGAAAGACAAATATGACTTTTAA
- a CDS encoding rhomboid family intramembrane serine protease, which yields MRENSNFKFSNLVLIVPLGAVLMIWGVYWLELLNNINLNSFGIYPRTLSGLKGIVLSPFIHGSLKHLYNNTIPIAVLLSALFYFYKSNAWKVLLIGVLLSGLITWGIGRSSYHIGASGLIYVLASFVFFKGVFTKYYRLIALSLVVVFIYGSLLWYIFPVKEGISWEGHLGGFITGFILALGLNVRVPTSKGFDWEREDYDEEEDPFLRHFDADGNFIETAPNEEIEENDTIKINYEYKKESGEG from the coding sequence ATGCGGGAAAATTCAAATTTTAAATTTTCTAATCTGGTATTGATTGTTCCACTAGGAGCCGTTCTCATGATTTGGGGGGTCTATTGGTTGGAATTATTGAACAACATAAATTTGAACTCTTTTGGTATTTATCCAAGAACTTTATCAGGACTAAAAGGGATTGTACTAAGTCCTTTTATTCATGGTTCACTGAAACATCTATATAATAATACCATTCCGATTGCAGTTTTGCTCTCTGCTCTTTTCTATTTTTATAAGAGTAACGCTTGGAAAGTACTTTTGATTGGGGTGCTATTGTCAGGCCTAATAACCTGGGGAATAGGGAGAAGTTCTTATCATATAGGTGCAAGTGGTCTTATTTATGTTCTGGCCAGTTTCGTTTTTTTTAAGGGCGTATTTACTAAATACTATAGACTTATTGCTCTATCGTTGGTCGTTGTTTTCATCTACGGAAGTCTATTGTGGTATATTTTTCCAGTTAAGGAAGGAATATCGTGGGAAGGACACTTGGGAGGCTTTATTACCGGATTTATATTAGCCCTTGGTTTAAACGTTAGAGTTCCTACGTCTAAAGGTTTCGATTGGGAGAGAGAGGATTATGATGAAGAGGAAGATCCTTTTCTAAGGCATTTTGATGCTGACGGTAATTTCATCGAAACTGCTCCTAATGAGGAGATTGAAGAGAATGACACCATCAAAATTAACTATGAGTACAAAAAAGAATCGGGGGAGGGTTGA
- the rlmB gene encoding 23S rRNA (guanosine(2251)-2'-O)-methyltransferase RlmB: MQTTTQIYGIRAIIEAVNSNEEIDKVFVQKGLKGDLIRDLENLLRKKEITISYVPVEKLNRLTKNNHQGAVANISPISFHTLEELVEKSQNKETPALFLLLDQLSDVRNFGAIIRTAECSGVDGIIIQKKGAAPVTADTIKTSAGAAFKVPIAKVEHLKDAVFYLQASGIQIISATEKTKTSVYDIEFTKPTAIVMGSEDRGITPSILKVSDHSAKIPLLGEIGSLNVSVACAVFLYESVRQRMKV, encoded by the coding sequence GCCATCATAGAAGCTGTTAATTCCAACGAGGAAATTGATAAAGTCTTTGTGCAAAAAGGCCTTAAGGGTGATTTGATACGGGATTTGGAAAATCTATTAAGAAAAAAAGAGATTACAATTTCTTACGTACCCGTAGAAAAACTGAATCGCTTAACCAAGAATAACCATCAAGGTGCCGTAGCCAACATCTCCCCTATTTCCTTTCATACTTTGGAGGAGTTGGTGGAAAAGTCTCAAAATAAAGAAACGCCAGCACTGTTTTTGCTTTTGGACCAGCTATCGGATGTCCGCAATTTTGGAGCCATCATACGAACTGCGGAATGTTCTGGCGTGGACGGCATTATCATTCAGAAAAAGGGAGCAGCACCTGTTACCGCAGATACGATTAAAACCTCAGCCGGTGCCGCATTTAAAGTTCCAATTGCAAAAGTAGAACACCTTAAGGATGCTGTGTTTTATCTACAGGCGTCAGGCATACAAATTATATCAGCTACTGAAAAAACCAAGACATCGGTTTATGATATCGAGTTCACAAAACCAACGGCCATAGTCATGGGGTCCGAAGACAGAGGGATTACCCCATCAATCTTAAAAGTTTCCGACCATTCTGCTAAAATACCCCTACTTGGAGAGATAGGTTCCTTAAACGTCTCGGTAGCCTGTGCAGTTTTTTTATATGAATCCGTAAGACAACGCATGAAGGTTTAA